Proteins encoded together in one Bacillota bacterium window:
- a CDS encoding MATE family efflux transporter, with the protein MSLLENGLRLLEMWWVKPLGTAATATLSVAASITLILEAIARLLQTGNLAIASRHVGAADPQEAISAFCHTFILAVGVYMLLGPIGSGVARPLILLLGWEADVVGPAAGYIRIILLGSLVYLLKRVIYSAFYSFGDSKAPMKIMAAAVLANAVLAPALIYGWGPIPRLELNGAALAMILAQGLGVGVGLIMLQVRHRGHFNITGMVRTKLRWERFVEIARIGLPVGAQTVSRSFSHLVMLRIVSIFGTAAVAGYGVGSRVAGFPLMIATGASIASGALVGQRLGAKDPDGAERAAYTATGMTCLILAATSAVAFTTAPWLIGQFTRDPETIVNGVAYLRMLALVHVFVGITMCLRGAMNGAGYTLVPVYLENIDLWVIQIPVAFLLGQHLGFGTQGLWWGIAISEVVLGIAYIWLFRMGRWKYVRIARPGTPHS; encoded by the coding sequence ATGTCTCTTCTGGAGAACGGTCTCCGATTGCTGGAGATGTGGTGGGTGAAACCACTGGGAACCGCAGCTACTGCGACGCTGTCGGTCGCCGCTTCGATCACCCTCATCCTCGAGGCCATCGCTCGCCTGCTGCAGACGGGGAACTTGGCAATCGCCTCCCGCCACGTCGGGGCGGCCGACCCTCAAGAGGCGATATCCGCCTTCTGCCACACCTTCATACTGGCGGTCGGCGTCTATATGCTGCTAGGCCCGATTGGGTCGGGAGTGGCCCGTCCGCTCATCCTCCTGCTGGGATGGGAGGCGGATGTGGTTGGTCCCGCGGCGGGCTACATCCGGATCATCCTTCTGGGGTCACTAGTGTACCTTCTCAAGCGAGTCATCTACAGTGCTTTCTATTCGTTCGGGGATTCAAAGGCCCCAATGAAGATCATGGCGGCGGCGGTCCTGGCCAACGCGGTCCTGGCCCCAGCACTCATCTACGGATGGGGGCCCATACCCAGGCTTGAGCTGAACGGGGCCGCGCTCGCCATGATTCTCGCCCAGGGGTTGGGCGTTGGAGTTGGCCTGATCATGTTGCAGGTTCGGCACAGGGGGCATTTCAACATCACCGGCATGGTCAGGACCAAGCTCAGATGGGAGCGGTTCGTCGAAATCGCGCGGATCGGATTGCCGGTCGGAGCGCAGACCGTGTCCAGGAGCTTCTCGCACCTGGTCATGCTCAGGATCGTGTCCATTTTCGGAACTGCGGCCGTGGCTGGGTATGGGGTCGGTTCGCGCGTCGCCGGGTTCCCCCTGATGATTGCCACAGGCGCCTCAATAGCAAGTGGGGCCCTGGTGGGCCAGAGGCTTGGCGCCAAAGATCCCGATGGCGCGGAACGTGCGGCGTATACCGCAACCGGAATGACGTGCCTCATCCTGGCAGCCACCTCCGCCGTGGCTTTCACAACAGCGCCGTGGCTGATCGGGCAGTTCACCCGAGACCCCGAGACTATCGTAAACGGCGTGGCTTACCTGAGGATGCTCGCCCTGGTCCACGTGTTTGTGGGGATAACCATGTGCCTGAGAGGCGCAATGAACGGTGCTGGGTACACGCTTGTTCCTGTCTACCTTGAGAACATCGACCTGTGGGTGATCCAGATCCCCGTCGCTTTTCTGCTAGGGCAACACCTGGGCTTCGGAACCCAGGGCCTTTGGTGGGGTATCGCCATCTCCGAGGTGGTCCTGGGCATCGCGTACATTTGGCTCTTCAGGATGGGACGCTGGAAATACGTAAGAATAGCCCGGCCCGGAACGCCCCATAGCTGA
- a CDS encoding MFS transporter: MTRVVRSASDYMRRVRGLDQSIGLYFAAVALSSIALGIFSVAFNLYILSVGIGEGKLGAIVGAGPFATALVAIPVAFAAEIIGYKRSFLIILAITGATQLARVATASVPVILVAAFISGLGSAGEFVVKLPFLADYSDASNRTLVFSLNTLLTSVATAVGTVLAGYMPNMGRLASFDLSLAYRYTLYFASALNLLGLVPLWFIKARKPKERKTISLGPYLWGIDRRTVKLACMSLFRGLNMGFVNPFLNIYFINHLGTTREFFSNISALAIIPIMIGVALGPHLAKRIGNVRAITVLRWGIPVPALVMALTTNPITAAVAEWVHRVASMMETPLSFAYSMEVATERTRAATAAWLHVTFVLGTAAAAPITGLCLAQANYRLPFYLSAVSMATAGLLNEVFFGVRAARQRMQERTAA, translated from the coding sequence ATGACACGCGTTGTTAGGAGCGCGTCTGACTACATGAGACGGGTGCGCGGGCTGGACCAAAGCATCGGTCTGTACTTCGCCGCGGTGGCGTTGAGCAGTATCGCGCTGGGTATATTCAGCGTCGCTTTCAACCTGTACATCCTCTCTGTCGGGATCGGCGAGGGCAAGCTCGGCGCGATTGTCGGCGCAGGCCCCTTTGCTACGGCGCTTGTGGCGATCCCCGTAGCCTTCGCAGCGGAGATCATCGGCTACAAGAGGAGCTTCTTGATCATTCTGGCCATTACCGGGGCCACGCAGCTCGCCCGGGTGGCCACGGCTAGTGTGCCCGTGATACTCGTGGCCGCCTTCATAAGCGGGCTCGGCTCCGCGGGCGAGTTTGTGGTGAAGCTCCCGTTTCTTGCAGACTACAGCGACGCCTCGAACCGGACCCTCGTTTTCAGCTTGAACACCCTGCTGACTAGTGTGGCCACAGCCGTCGGCACGGTTCTCGCCGGGTACATGCCGAATATGGGGCGCCTCGCCTCGTTCGACCTCAGCCTGGCGTACCGGTACACCTTGTACTTCGCGTCTGCGTTGAACCTGCTTGGGCTGGTGCCTTTGTGGTTCATCAAGGCGAGGAAGCCGAAAGAGAGGAAGACCATAAGCCTCGGCCCTTACCTTTGGGGAATAGACAGGCGCACGGTGAAACTGGCATGTATGTCATTGTTTCGCGGCCTGAACATGGGGTTCGTGAATCCGTTTCTCAACATCTACTTCATCAATCATCTGGGCACTACCCGGGAGTTTTTCAGCAACATCTCGGCGCTCGCGATAATCCCGATCATGATCGGAGTCGCCCTGGGGCCGCACCTGGCGAAGCGCATCGGCAATGTGCGAGCCATTACAGTGCTGCGTTGGGGCATACCTGTTCCCGCCCTGGTGATGGCTCTCACGACCAACCCGATCACTGCAGCAGTTGCCGAGTGGGTCCACCGGGTGGCCTCGATGATGGAGACGCCCTTGTCGTTTGCTTACTCCATGGAGGTGGCCACGGAACGGACCAGGGCGGCGACGGCAGCGTGGCTTCATGTCACTTTTGTGCTGGGAACGGCTGCGGCCGCTCCGATCACTGGCCTCTGCCTGGCCCAGGCCAACTACCGGCTTCCATTCTATCTGTCTGCCGTGTCCATGGCTACAGCGGGCCTGTTGAATGAGGTGTTTTTCGGGGTGCGCGCGGCGCGGCAGCGGATGCAGGAGCGGACAGCAGCATGA
- a CDS encoding nucleoside 2-deoxyribosyltransferase, with the protein MRIYYARPIFTRSEHEFNTKVEKLVDEAGISRQRWGGTKENATRTRAKRVFDNDYAGLEEAQAMLAVLSGTEVDDGTAAEIGIFHALMRADKGKKGIVAVLDDWRTDTENPKFEGRGLSYSILGCLRRSGVIVQTVEDGIEKLREWDRELEASAPTPEASCAVDETGEPARLVYLTGPLYTPYARRHIAECAQALRERGMEVYVPSGRAEARPTLTPEEVFDQDAAALSRAKALVAVMDGAQVDDSVAMEIGIFCVLLRRDPAKKGMLGLMTDSRGLRWRDNEFGTNLFVAGIIHECGRIMDDFDGLAGQLDAWMKEVLT; encoded by the coding sequence ATGCGAATCTACTACGCGAGGCCGATCTTCACCCGCTCCGAACACGAGTTCAACACAAAAGTGGAGAAGCTCGTGGACGAGGCGGGAATCAGCCGGCAAAGATGGGGCGGCACAAAGGAGAACGCCACCCGCACCAGGGCGAAGAGGGTGTTTGACAACGACTATGCCGGCCTCGAGGAGGCTCAGGCTATGCTCGCCGTCTTGAGTGGGACGGAAGTCGACGATGGGACGGCCGCGGAGATCGGAATCTTCCACGCTCTTATGCGGGCGGACAAGGGCAAAAAAGGCATCGTCGCGGTGTTGGACGACTGGCGCACCGACACTGAGAACCCGAAGTTCGAGGGGAGGGGCCTGAGCTATTCGATATTGGGCTGTCTACGGAGATCGGGTGTGATAGTCCAGACAGTCGAGGATGGGATCGAGAAGCTCCGGGAGTGGGATAGGGAGCTCGAGGCTTCAGCCCCGACGCCCGAGGCATCGTGTGCAGTTGACGAGACTGGTGAGCCAGCAAGACTCGTCTACCTCACCGGCCCTCTGTATACCCCCTACGCGCGGCGACACATCGCCGAATGTGCTCAGGCCCTGCGGGAGAGGGGCATGGAGGTCTATGTCCCTTCCGGGCGGGCCGAAGCGCGCCCCACGCTCACGCCTGAAGAGGTGTTCGACCAGGACGCCGCGGCGTTGTCGCGCGCGAAGGCACTCGTGGCTGTAATGGACGGTGCACAAGTCGATGACTCGGTGGCCATGGAAATCGGCATATTCTGCGTGCTGCTCAGGCGAGACCCTGCGAAGAAAGGAATGCTGGGCCTGATGACGGACTCCCGCGGCCTGCGCTGGCGAGACAACGAGTTCGGGACCAACCTCTTCGTTGCTGGGATCATACACGAGTGCGGCCGCATCATGGACGATTTCGACGGGCTCGCCGGGCAGCTCGATGCCTGGATGAAGGAAGTCTTAACATGA
- a CDS encoding nucleoside phosphorylase, with the protein MAKIQHHIHCQPEDLAPYVLAPGDHARVDRIAAHLEEPRLVSESRGYRIITGRYKGAPVTACSTGMGCPQVAIAVEELANLGVHTFIRVGSCGARQDFLNIGDVVITNAAYRDDGTSMCYLPAPFPAVAHQDVMDALRDAARSCGIPCHVGITVSGDAFYGRKYDNHSDLLKQAGVLTVEMESSTLFIVAQWRKVRAGTILAVSDRPGQRVTDPEVEKIFRRGEQDMIRIALESVRVLHDRDAAAK; encoded by the coding sequence ATGGCTAAGATACAGCATCACATTCACTGCCAGCCCGAGGACCTCGCCCCTTATGTATTGGCCCCGGGTGACCACGCCCGCGTCGACAGAATTGCGGCACACCTGGAGGAACCCAGGTTGGTCAGCGAGAGCCGCGGGTACCGCATTATAACCGGCCGGTACAAGGGAGCCCCTGTAACAGCCTGCTCCACGGGCATGGGATGCCCGCAGGTCGCGATCGCCGTCGAGGAGCTTGCCAATCTCGGAGTTCACACCTTCATCCGTGTGGGGTCGTGCGGAGCGCGTCAGGACTTCCTGAACATAGGGGACGTCGTTATCACCAATGCTGCATACCGGGACGACGGCACGTCCATGTGTTACCTGCCGGCGCCGTTCCCCGCCGTCGCACATCAGGATGTGATGGATGCCTTGAGAGACGCCGCACGCAGCTGCGGTATACCTTGCCATGTCGGCATCACGGTCTCTGGTGATGCCTTCTATGGCCGGAAGTACGACAACCACTCGGACCTTCTCAAGCAAGCCGGTGTTCTCACTGTCGAGATGGAGAGCTCCACTTTGTTCATCGTTGCTCAGTGGCGCAAGGTCCGAGCAGGCACAATTCTGGCTGTGAGCGACAGGCCCGGGCAGAGAGTAACCGATCCCGAGGTGGAGAAGATCTTCCGTCGCGGGGAACAGGACATGATACGAATTGCCCTAGAATCGGTGAGGGTGTTGCACGACAGGGACGCTGCCGCCAAGTAG
- a CDS encoding nucleoside 2-deoxyribosyltransferase — MAKLKAYIANPLIFSPATREWYKNTMIPVVEKHVEVINAPGAAGGAKLDESMSKAERSKAIFDWNVKRLDQCDFVICVIDGVQTDDGTAWEVGYAWAEGKPSIAVRFDARDGCKEKVSRFTNLMIENSCVDMVEGLEALDQALAKYVAERSAE, encoded by the coding sequence ATGGCCAAACTCAAAGCTTACATCGCAAACCCCCTGATCTTCAGCCCAGCCACGCGGGAGTGGTACAAGAACACGATGATCCCTGTGGTCGAGAAGCACGTTGAAGTGATCAATGCACCAGGTGCGGCAGGTGGAGCCAAGCTCGACGAATCCATGTCCAAAGCTGAGCGCAGCAAGGCGATTTTCGACTGGAACGTCAAGCGCCTGGACCAGTGCGATTTCGTCATATGCGTCATAGACGGTGTCCAGACCGACGATGGCACTGCCTGGGAAGTCGGGTACGCCTGGGCAGAGGGGAAGCCGTCCATAGCCGTGCGTTTCGATGCGCGCGACGGATGCAAGGAGAAGGTTAGCCGGTTCACCAACCTAATGATCGAGAACAGCTGCGTGGACATGGTGGAGGGGCTTGAGGCGCTAGATCAGGCTCTAGCCAAGTACGTCGCGGAGCGCTCGGCGGAGTAG
- a CDS encoding nucleoside hydrolase, producing the protein MRRNVIIDTDPGVDDALALLFALRSDQWSVLGITTVAGNMILDQTTRNALVVVERSGASVPVFRGAYRPLREPLETAEHVHGHDGLGDVGFPDPVTAARPEHAVDFIVKTVMGSDEPVELITLGPLTNIAMAITAERGIEERVRRLVMMVGTWTVGNITQAAEFNAGVDPEATDIVFRSRIPKTMVALDPIREGALIEADDVPTLENADSPWCQMAGQLLRRSLERWKRPRLSMCDPAAVGVAIDPSIAEIQRLSVGIETRGEYTRGMTVVDLRFGCGHKLGIMEPNVDVVMSINPERFRRLYMDTMLRY; encoded by the coding sequence TTGCGACGAAACGTCATCATTGATACGGACCCCGGCGTCGACGATGCGCTGGCTTTGTTGTTCGCCCTGCGCTCGGACCAGTGGAGTGTTCTAGGGATCACCACGGTCGCGGGCAACATGATCCTGGACCAGACAACCCGTAATGCGCTCGTCGTGGTCGAGAGGTCCGGCGCATCGGTCCCTGTCTTCAGGGGAGCGTACCGGCCTCTCAGGGAACCCCTCGAGACTGCCGAGCACGTACACGGCCACGATGGCCTTGGCGACGTGGGCTTTCCCGATCCCGTCACGGCGGCAAGGCCAGAACATGCCGTAGATTTCATCGTCAAGACTGTCATGGGATCGGACGAGCCCGTAGAGCTGATCACTTTGGGCCCTCTGACCAACATCGCGATGGCGATCACGGCGGAGCGCGGGATAGAGGAGCGGGTACGCCGTCTGGTGATGATGGTGGGAACGTGGACGGTGGGGAACATCACCCAGGCCGCGGAGTTCAACGCTGGGGTCGACCCCGAGGCGACCGACATTGTCTTCCGAAGCCGAATCCCCAAGACCATGGTGGCCTTGGACCCGATCCGCGAGGGAGCGCTGATCGAGGCGGATGACGTCCCGACCCTTGAGAACGCGGATAGTCCGTGGTGCCAGATGGCCGGGCAGCTGTTGCGCAGGAGCCTTGAGCGGTGGAAGAGACCCAGACTGTCCATGTGCGACCCGGCCGCAGTGGGCGTGGCCATCGACCCGTCCATAGCCGAGATTCAACGACTCTCGGTCGGTATAGAGACCAGAGGTGAGTACACCCGTGGCATGACCGTGGTCGACCTGCGCTTCGGGTGCGGGCACAAGCTCGGGATAATGGAGCCCAACGTCGATGTGGTCATGAGCATAAACCCTGAACGGTTCCGGCGCCTGTACATGGACACCATGCTCAGGTACTGA
- a CDS encoding phosphopentomutase, producing the protein MDRVILIVMDSVGIGALPDADSFGDVGSDTLRNTARAVGGLNLPFFSRLGLGNLAQGFGEPILGVPAVEAPLAAFGRMAEKSSGKDTTTGHWEIAGIILDRPFPVYPDGFPPEVISAFEDAIGTRTLGNKPASGTEVIKELGDEHVRTGFPIVYTSADSVFQIAAHEDVIPVERLYEMCRIARSLLAGEHGVGRVIARPFVGTPGKYVRTERRKDFSIKPPRRTLLDFIGAAGMDVTGVGKIEDIFAFQGLTRSDHTGNNEETMMAVTRLVQEDSKGLIFANCVDFDMLWGHRNDARAYARGLEELDGMIENLTGVLRDRDVLVVTADHGCDPTTPSTDHSREYVPLLVYGKTVRPGAFLGTRASFADLGRTIADLLGVEADISGESFRDAILKGSVPCL; encoded by the coding sequence GTGGACAGAGTCATCTTGATCGTCATGGATAGTGTGGGCATCGGGGCCTTGCCCGACGCCGACTCTTTCGGAGATGTGGGCAGTGACACGTTGCGCAACACAGCCCGCGCGGTGGGAGGGCTCAACCTGCCCTTTTTCTCTCGCCTTGGCCTTGGGAACCTGGCCCAGGGTTTCGGAGAGCCGATCCTGGGTGTGCCCGCTGTAGAGGCGCCACTCGCCGCATTCGGCCGGATGGCGGAGAAATCCTCCGGGAAGGACACGACGACAGGCCACTGGGAGATAGCAGGCATTATCCTGGACCGGCCGTTCCCGGTCTACCCGGATGGTTTCCCGCCCGAAGTCATCAGTGCCTTCGAAGATGCCATAGGCACCAGGACTCTCGGCAATAAGCCGGCCTCGGGAACGGAGGTCATCAAGGAGCTGGGCGATGAGCATGTGAGAACTGGGTTCCCGATCGTCTACACCTCCGCGGACAGTGTGTTCCAGATCGCTGCCCACGAGGACGTGATTCCCGTGGAGAGACTCTACGAGATGTGCCGGATCGCACGGTCATTGCTTGCCGGTGAGCACGGAGTCGGGCGTGTCATTGCCCGCCCGTTTGTGGGCACGCCAGGCAAGTACGTAAGGACTGAGCGGCGCAAGGACTTCTCCATCAAGCCCCCACGGAGGACCCTGTTGGACTTCATCGGGGCGGCTGGAATGGACGTGACCGGGGTAGGCAAGATCGAGGACATATTCGCATTTCAGGGCCTCACCCGCTCGGACCATACCGGCAACAACGAAGAAACGATGATGGCTGTAACGAGGCTGGTCCAGGAGGACAGCAAAGGTCTCATCTTCGCGAACTGCGTCGACTTCGACATGCTCTGGGGGCACCGCAATGATGCGCGGGCGTATGCGCGGGGCCTGGAGGAGCTAGATGGGATGATTGAAAACCTCACCGGGGTCCTCCGTGACCGGGACGTGCTTGTCGTCACGGCGGACCATGGTTGTGACCCCACGACACCGAGCACGGACCATTCGCGAGAGTACGTTCCGCTACTTGTCTACGGAAAGACCGTCAGGCCTGGCGCGTTTCTCGGCACCCGCGCCTCGTTTGCCGACCTTGGGCGGACGATTGCAGACCTGCTCGGGGTGGAGGCAGATATCTCGGGCGAGAGCTTCAGAGATGCGATCCTGAAAGGAAGTGTGCCATGTCTATGA